The region GATCGACGAGCACCTCCACTACCGGATGGTCGACGTCTCCTCCATCAAGGAGCTGCTGCGCCGCTGGTACCCGCGCGTCTACTACGCGAGCCCGGACAAGAACGGCGGCCACCGCGCCCTCGCCGACATCACCGAGAGCATCCGTGAGCTGCGTTACTATCGCGCCGCCGCGTTCGTCCCCGAGCCGGGCCCGAACTCCGCCACGGCCCGCGCCATCGCCGCCGACGTGGTCGCCGGCGGCACCGGCCGCGTGGAGCCGCGCGAGGACGCTCCGGAAAACTGATCGAAGCACTCCCGGGAATCCGCTAAGATCTCATACGTACGCAGGGCCGCGAGGCCCGGCGCACGTGGTGGGTGTAGCTCAGCTGGCAGAGCACTTGGTTGTGGTCCAAGAAGTCGCGGGTTCAAGTCCCGTCACTCACCCCAGAGGCCGAAGGCCCCGACCCCCGGGTCGGGGCCTTCGCCGTTCCCGGGCCACCCACTCCCGGGCCGCCGCACGGGTCCCCCCGCATCCGACGGAGGCGGCCCGCCCGCATCGCCGACCCCAGCCGCTGGGCGAGGTGCTCGGCCCGTGCCCAGTCCCCGCGGACGAGTGCGGTCATCGCCAGTGACCAGACCAGCGGTGGCTCCGGCTCCCGGCCGAGCCGCCCGGCTATCCGCAGGGCACGCCTGTGGATCCGGTCCATCCGCTCGGAGCCGTACCCCTCGCAGGCCACCAGCGGCGCTGGGAGTGCGGTGAGCAGCCGCAACTGGAGTGCGCTGGTCTCCGGCCCGGCCGTGAGCCGCCCGGTGAGGTCCAGTGCGCGCTCCAGCGCATGCACGGCGTCGGCGTGCGCGTGCAGCCACTGGGCGTCCTCGGCCGCCCGCGTATACCACCGGACCGCCGCCTCCGTGGCGCCGGCCTTCTCATGGTGCGAGGCGAGAACCGCGGCAGCGGCCTGCTCGTCGCGCTGTTCCAGGGCGTACGCGACCGCGAGATGCGCCTGTCGGCGGCGGGGCGGGCCGAGCGCGGCGTAGGCCGCGTCGCGGATCCGGCCGTGGCTGAAGTCGTAGGAGTTGACGCCGCGCGCCCGAATGATGCCCCGCCTCCAGAGTTCGTCCAGGGCCGATACGAACTCCGGCTCGCTGAGGTCCGTAGCGGCGGCCAGCACATCGGCCGTGAAGGCGCGCCCGATCGCGGCGGCGGCCCCGGCGAGCCGGGCGGCGGGCGGCGACAGCCGCGCCAGGCGACCGGTGATCACCGCCTGGACCCTCCGCGCTGAGGCCGGAGCGTCCGGCTTCAGCGCCTCGATGACGAACAGGGGGCTGCCTTCACTGGAGCCGTACAGGCGGTCCAGCTCATCGGGTTCGAGTCTGCGGCCCGCGACGTGTTCGGCCAGGAGCGCCGTCTCCTCCTGTCCGAGCCGTTCGAGGCCGATCTCGTTGAAGCGGCCCAGTGCCCGCAGGTCCGTGATCAGACCGAGGAGCGGGTGGCCGTCGGTGAGCTCCTCGCGCCGCGCTGTCGCGGCCACCAGCAGCCGCGCCGATGGGGCGGTACGCAGCAGATGGTGCACCACGCCCAGTGACTGGGCGTCGGACCATTGCGCGTCGTCGATGATCAGCAGCACCGGGGCGCCGATCGCGGTCAGGGCCCGGCCGACCGCCCCGAACAGGCGCCGCCGCAGCTCCCCCTCCGAAAGCGGGCCCGGGGGATCGGCCCGTTCGGCGAGTTCGGGCAGCAGGCGCGCCAGCTCCGTGAGGTGGAACCGGTCGAGCCGATGCAGTCGCACGGCGATCGGTGGTGCCCGCAGCCATGCCGTGACCACCCCGTAGGCGAGCGGCCCCACTCCAGGGTGAGCACGGGCCTCCGCCGCCACCGGGGCCGCCGCGCAGCTCGTCCACCAGCCGGGTCTTGCCGACTCCCGCCTCTCCGCTGACCAGCACGAGCTGGGACCGCCCGCCGGCAGACTCCCGCCATGCGGAGAGGAGACCGGCGAGCTCGGCCCTGCGCCCGGTGAACGGCACGGTCTCTGCCGCCGGTACCCGGCCGCCGAGCGCGGGGTCCGGTTCATTCCCGGTCGTTGGTGCCACCTGGATGAGCGCCGCCCATTCCGCCTGCGTTCGCGGTGAGGGGTCGATTCCCAACTCCCGTCTCAGGACGGCCGCGCATTCGTGGTAGTGACGCAGTGCACGAGCCAGGTCCCCGCTCTCCCGGCACAGCCGGACCAGAAGGCGGTGGCTCTCTTCCCGGAGCCGGTCCCGTTCGACCAGCCTCTCTGCGCACCGGATCGCCTCCGGCCACCGCTGCCGCCGCTCGTACCGGTGAGCGAGCTGCTCCAGCGCCTCCAGGTACAGGGAGGCCAACCGCGTTCGTTTCCGGGTCGGCCACTCGTCATAGCTGCCCTCCAGCAGGTCCCCGCCGTAGAGGTCCACTGCTTCTTCGAGCCGCCCGTCGGCCACGGCCCGCTCGAACTCCTCCGTGTCCAGCCAGAGCGGCGTGTCCTCACGCCACCGCAGCGTCCGGGGACCCACGTCGATCAAACGGTCGGCCCCGGGGAGTTCGCGGCGCAGGATCAGCAATACCTTGCGCAGGTTGGTGCGTGCCTGGGCCTCCTCCGACTCCGGCCACAAGAGGAACGCGAGCTGCCGACGGGACAGCGGGGCATGACGGTGCAGCAGCAGGCGGGCGAGTAGGGACTCCGCGCGTGCGGAGCCCAGTGGTGGGAGCGGGTCGTCACCGATCCGGAGGTCCACACCTCCCAGCAGTCGCACCCGCAGTCCGGCCCTCTCCATGGTCATTCGCTCCGGACTCGCTGTCTCGCCTGCCAGGCGGTCCGCCGGCGCCGACGGACCGCATCGCGTGTCACTCCTCCATCCTCTCCCTTGTCTCGACCCTCCGCCACCCACCGTATGACATGCGGCGGCATCGTCGGCGGTCCACCGTGACAGCCTGTCGGGATGGCGTCCACCGAGCGGTGTCCCTTCGTTCGACCCCGAATCCCCGGGGGCGACGATGCCCTGGCCAGAAATTCGCTCCGAGGACGACCGTTCTCACACCACTCGCCCGCACATGGCCGCCCGACCTGCTCGAAGGGTTCGCTCCCTCGGTCGGGACAACCGGGTGAGCGACACCATCGCCGCCTGCGGGTTCTCGGATCCGCGCTGGTCAGTGCACCCCCGAGCCCAGTTCATATCCCGTCACTCACCCCACAGGCCGAAGGCCCCGACCCCCGGGTCGGGGCCTTCGCCGTTCCCGGGCCCGCCCCGACCGCTGCACGGCCACCTGGACGTGCGTCGGAGGTCCGGCCCTCTCGTTCGTGGCCTGATGCGGTCACACGTACTCATGCCGCCACCAACCTGGGATTTCGCATGACGGCCCTACATTTGTAGAGGGTTTCGGCCTCCAGGAATTGGATGGATTCCCAGACGCAATGGTAAACAAAGCTCAAGTCGTCCCCCACCAGGGGTTGAGGCGAGGAGAAGAGGAGAACACGTGAGCGACGAGTGGACCTCTGAGCAGCGGGCCGAGGTCGAGGCAGCACACGAGCGGTACACGGAGATCGAACGCCGCGAGGACATCAAGCTACACCTAGGGTCAATGGTGAGGATCTACATCAACCTCCACTCGAAGGCTCCCGAGGGCTCGCCCGAGCGGGAAGAGTACAAACGCCTGATCGACTACTGGACCGACCGGAAAAAGCGTAGGTTCTCCATGTCCAGGGAAGAGGGTGACCGTATTCTCCGTGAGCTTCCGCAGGAGGTCGCCCGGCTCAAGCGGGAGCACGGACTGTGAGCGATCCATGGGAAATGTCCGAGGCCGAGCGGAAGGAGGCCGTCGAACAGCGCCTGAGAGAGCTGACACCGCCTCTGGGTCCGGAACGCGGCGGGGGAGAACGGCCGAGGGCCGTTATTCTCGGAGGCCAGCCCGGTGCTGGGAAGACGACCACCCAGGAGGCCGTGTACGCCGAGATGGGCGATGATCGCACCGTTCTCTATGACGGTGACGACAACGCCGAGGTGCATCCGCGGTACGAGCAGGTCATGCGCGAACACGGACTGGAGGGCAACGACCTCGTCAACAAGGGCCTGCCGGACGACCTCCACCAGAAGTGCATGGACCGGATCCGAGGCGGCGACCCGAAATACGACGTCATCGCCAGTCACCCCCTGGGAAAGCGGGAATGGGCCGAGTCCTGGGTCAAGGGGTTCTCCGACCAGGGCTACCACGTCAGCGTGGTCTATTTGGCCACACACGAGTCCAACAGCCTGCTCGGTATCGCCGACCGTTACCAGAAGGGGCGGGACAAGGCCGGGACCGGACGATGGATCGATCCCACGAAGTACCACGACCCCTTCTACCGGGACATCCCCGACGTCGCCCACTATCTGGAGTCCCAGGGGCTCGTGGACTCCATGTACGTGGTCAACCGCAACGGCGACCTGCTGTACGAGAACCACCGCGGTCCCGACGGACGCATGCGCGAACCGCTCGGGGCACGGGAGACGATCGACACCGAGCGGAACAGGCAGCCGACGGAGGCGGAGACGGCCCACGTCAACGCCAGGATCTCCTACCTGGGCGATCCTGAGCGCCGGGTCTCCAACGCGCTCCCCGGCCACCGGCCCGAACCGGTCCACGCCAAGGTGATGACGGCGGCCTTGGAAGCGGGCGAGCGGCATGCCCGACACCGCGAAGCCAGTGCGGGCGTACCTGGTCCCGAAATCCTGGGAACCGGGTTGGCCGAGGCGATGCGGCGGGAATGGGACCGGGACGCACGCTCGCGGTCCACGATGGCGTCCTCGCCCGCCGTCGAGACCGCGCGGCCGGAGGCGGGTCGGACGACCGCCGCGCCGGGTTCGGCCGCCGCGCTGATCCAGGTGTCCTCGCGGGGGGCGCCGGGTCCCGGGGCGAGGTCGACACCGGACCGGGGAGCAGGAGCGGGTACCGGATCGACTCCCGGAAGCGGTCGGCCCGGGTACCGGCCCTGGGAACGTCCGGGAAGCGGCCGCCCGGGATCGGGGACCGAGCGCTGACCAGGGCCGGTCACGGACGGTTTCGTCCTCACTTTTGTCCTCACTCCACTGGGCGTGGAATGGGAACAGCACTACCAGCGGACATCTCTGCGACCACAGAAGGGACCCGGCGAACGCGGACTCCTGCCTGGCCAGGGCTATGACCAGCCCTGCTCCGTCCGGTGGAACAGGGCGGGATCGCCTCCGCGCGCCTCCACTTCGGTTCCGTTGAGGACGGCGTTGGCGCCGATGACCTTGAGTACGCGGTCGTACTCGGCATCGAAAGGGCCGTCGCGGTGATGGAACAGCGTTCAGCCATGCCCACGTAGCGAAATTTCCTGGGATGCGCTGAACAGGTCACAGCCGTGCACCCCGAAGGTGGACGGCACCCGGGGAAGGCGGGGCAACGCGGCACAACGGGATGAGCGAAACCGCCACTGCCTGCGGGCTCTCGGATCAGCGCAAGTCAGGCCACTCCCCGATCCTCGTTCAAGTCCCGCCACTCACCCCCACGAGCGAAAGCCTCTGACCGTTGCGCTTTCGCGCCGGTCAGGGGCTTTCGCGTGTCCGGGGGTGCACCGGCGGGTGCACGCGCCTCCCCGCCGGGAAGGCGCCGGGGCACCGCCCACCATCCTCCCCGGGTCGGCCTCCGGGACGGAACCGAGGGCCGGTCCCCACGAAAGGTCTCCCCTTGAGCCGGGTCCTCCTCCTTGCAATACTTAGCCTTATGGCTAAGTATGGTGCTCTGGACGAGGTCTTCGCGGCACTCTCCGATCCGACCAGGCGTGCCGTGATCCGGCGCCTGGGCCGGGGTCCTGCCAGCGTGGGGGAACTGGCGGAGCCGTTCCCGATGTCGCTGCCGTCGTTCACGAAGCACGTACGCATGCTGGAGAGCAGCGGGCTGATCCGCACGCACAAGTCCGGCAGGGTGCGCACGTGCACACTCGACCGCGACCGCCTGTCACTCGTGGAGGACTGGCTCACCGAACAGCGAGCCCTGTGGGAGCGGCGCACCGACCGCCTCGAACAGTTCGTCACCGACCACCAGGAGGACCGATGCCCCCGATCGACGCCCGGCTCGACCTCGAACTCGACCGGCTGATCCGCGCCCCGCGCGCCGACCTCTGGCGAGCCTGGACCGAACCGGCACGGCTGGAGCGGTGGTGGGTGCCCGCGCCCGCCGTCGCCCGCGTCGACCGCCTCGACGTCCGTCCCGGCGGCGCGTTCGTGACCAGCATGAGCGATGACGGCCGGGACTTCCTGCCGCACACGGACTCGGTCTTCCTGGTCGTCGAACCGCGGGAGCGGCTCGTCTTCACCAACGCGGTCACCGGCGCCTGGCGTCCCGCCGCGCCCGCGCCCGTGGCGATGACCGCCGAGATCACGTTCACCGACCATCCCGAGGGCACCGACTACAGAGTGGTCGTGCGGCACGGCGACCCGGCCGACCGCGACCGCCACGAGGAACTCGGCTTCTTCGACGGCTGGGGGTCGGTCACGGACGGACTCGCGGTACTCACGGAGAAGGAGGCGGCGGAATGAGGATCGCCATCACCCAGTTCGTCACCCTCGACGGCGTTTCCCAGGGGCCGGGGTCGGCCGATGAGGACCCCAGCGGCGGGTTCGTCCGCGGCGGCTGGTTCGTTCCCTACCTGGACGAGGCCTTCGTCCGACAGGCCTCGGACTGGCTCGACCTCGCCGACGGGCTGCTGCTCGGCCGCCGCACCTACGAGGCGTTCGCCCGCGACTGGCCCGAGATCGCCGAACCCGACCCGTTCACCGGGCGGATGAACGCCCTGCCCAAGTACGTCGTCAGCGACACCCTCGGCGAGGCGGGGTGGAATCCGACCACCGTCCTGCGCGGCGACATCACCGAGACGGTCGGCGCGCTGAAAGCCGGCCCCGGCCGCGAGGTACAGGTGCACGGCAGCGCCCGCCTGGCGGCCTCCCTCCTCGACGCCGGACTCGTCGACACACTCCGCCTCGCCGTCGCCCCGGTGGTCATCGGCCAGGGGCGGCGACTCATCACCGGGGACGCGGACCTCGGCCTCCGGCTGATCGGACAGCGGACCACACCCTCGGGACTCGTGATCCTCGAATACGAGGTCGCCGGTCGCGCGCCGCTCGCCGACTACCCGGGCGTGGAGCCGCTCACCCGGTAGCCGAGGGCGGGCCCGGGACCCGCCCCGCCTCGGGCCGGAGATCCCGGTGCCGTCACCCGGACCGGCGTAGGGTCGGTGTACACCGGGTCCGGAGGACGAGTGCCCCAGGCCGAGGAGGCTCCGACATGCGGTTCGAGAAGTCCGTCGAGATCCAGGCGCCCCGGCAGCGCGTCTGGGACGTGCTGAGCGACATCGAGGCGTGGCCGCGCGTCGTGCGGCTGGTGGAGGTGGCCGAGGTCGTGTCGCCACCGCCGCTGGCCAGGGGCGGCACCGTGCGCCTCCGGGAGCACCGGCTGCCCGAGGGCCTGTGGGACGTCACCTCCTGGAACGCCCCCGTCTCCTTCGAGCTGACGCAGCGGGCCGGCGGCGTCACGACCGTCGCCCGCCACCGCGTCGACGCCCTCGACGGGGACCGCTCCCGCCTGACCCTGGACCTGGAGATGCGCGGGCTGATGGTGTCGATCGTCGGCGTGTTCTTCCGCAAGTCCACCCGGAACCACCTGGCCCAGCAGGCCGAAGACCTCAAACGCGCCGCCGAGAACACCCCCTAGACACCGCCGCCGCACCGGCACGCCGCGGCGGCCCTCCCCTCCTCCCCAGCCGGAGAAAGCACTTCCACACCGGTCGCCCCCTGCGCGCACTAATGTCGGCGTACACGCGTATCCGGCACATTCCTCAGCACCGTCGGCAGGGTGTTCCCGGTCCGACCGGTCATGGCGGTACCGGAATCCGCCCCTGCGCCCCTCGGCCGACCACCGGTCCCGGCCCGCCCGCCCGACCGGGACCCGCCCAGAGCCCCTGATGAGAAAGGTCCCCCAGCACTGTGAAGGCTTCCGAGACCCCCCTGCTGAAGCTGATCCAGCAAGGCCACCAGTTCGTCATCCCGATCTACCAGCGTGCGTACTCCTGGACCGCGGCGGAATGCGATCAGCTGATGGCCGATATCGAGCGGGCGGGCGGCGACGACCACCTGACGTCGCACTTCACCGGCTCGATCGTGTACGTGGAGAAGGGGTTGTCGAACCTGACGACGCAGGAGCCCCATCTCGTCATCGACGGCCAGCAGCGGATGACCACGGTGATGCTGCTGATCGCGGCCCTGGCCCGCGTCCTGGAGGGCCTCCCGGAGGGTACGCCCGCTCCGCTCCCGGATTTCGCCCCCAAGAAGCTGCGCAACCGGTACCTGGTGAACAGCGACGAGGAGGGGGAGGACTACTTCAAGCTCCTGCTCTCCGAGAAGGATCGGGAAACGCTCAAGGCGATCATCGGGGGCACCCCTCTACCATCGAACCCCTCGGAGAGCGTGAGCAACAACCACCGGCGCTTCCTGGACCACCTCGAAAAGCCGGGCACCGACCTCGGCGCCGTGTGCCGCGGCCTGGCGAAACTGGTCGTCGTCGACATCCGCCTGGACCGCACCTCCGACAATCCGCAGCTGATCTTCGAGTCCATGAACTCGACGGGGCTGCAGTTGTCGCAGGCCGACCTCATCCGCAACTTCGTACTGATGGGCCTGGATCCGGCCCTCCAGGAGAAGCTGTACACCACCTACTGGCGGCCGATGGAGACGGATTTCGGGCAGGCCGCCTATGAGAAGCAGTTCGACGACTTCGTACGGCACTACCTCACGGTCGTGACCGGTGAGATCCCGCGTTTCGACGACGTCTACGGGGCCTACAAGAAGTACGCGCGGGCCTTCACCTCCGGCGGCGCGGAGATCGGGGCCCTGGTCCGCGAGCTCTACGAGTATGCGCGGCGGTACTGCGCCGTCGCCCTGGGCCAGGAGGCCGACAAGCGGCTCGCCGCGGCGTTCCGGGACCTGCGGGAGATCAAGGCGGACGTCGTCTATCCGCTGCTGCTGGAGCTCTACACCGACTACGAACTCGGCGTCCTCCGGAACGACGACCTGGTGTCGATCGTCGACATGGTCACGTCCTACATCTTCCGCCGCGCCGTCTGCCGGATCCCGACGAACTCGCTCAACAGGACGTTCAGCACCTTCACCAAGACGATCGACAAGGAGCGGTACGTCGAGAGCGTCCAGGCGCACCTGCTGGGCTTGAAAAGCTACCGCGCCTTCCCCTCGGACCAGCAGTTCAGGGTCGATCTGACCAAGGCCGACATGTACAACTTCAAGCGCCGGTCGTACCTGCTGCGCCGGCTGGAGAACTTCGGCAGGAAGGAGCACGTGTCGATCGAGGACTACACGATCGAGCACATCCTGCCGCAGAACGAGAACCTTTCGGAGCAGTGGCGCGCAGACCTGGGGCCGGACTGGGCCCAGGTGCAGGAGCACTACCTGCACACCCTCGGCAACCTGACGCTGACCGGCTACAACTCCGAGTACAGCGATCGCCCGTTCGCTCGGAAACGGGACATGGAAGGCGGTTTCAGGGAGAGCCCGCTCCGGCTGAACAGGGGGCTCGGCTCTCTCGAGACCTGGAACGAGCAGGCCATCGTGGAGCGCGCGGAGCGGTTGGCCGACCAGGCGTTGGAGATCTGGCCCCGCCCGGCCCGTCCCGAGGGCTTCCCGGACACCGACCTCTCGAACACGGAGTCGGGGTACTCCATCGCCGACCATCCGAATCTCACGAACCAGTCCCTGCTGGCCCTGTTCGAGGAGTTCCGCGGCCGGGTGCTCGCCCTGGACGAGGCCGTCACGGAAACGTTCCTGAAGCGCTACATCGCTTACAAGGCCGAGACCAACTTCGTCGACGTGGTGGTACAGAGCGAGCGCCTGAAGCTCACTCTGAACATGCCCTTCGAGGTGCTCCACGACGAACGCGGCCTGGCCTGGGACGTGACCGGCAAGGGGACGGCGGGCAACGGCAACGTCCAGGTCGCCCTGGATTCCGCAACGGACCTCGGCCACGTCATGGGCCTGGTGCGGCAGGCCTACGAATTCCAGGTCGGCGAGTGACGCGCAGAGGGCGCGCACACGGCCTCCGGCGGCCCGGCCCGTGCTGTGCGCCCTCTCCGCCCCGGAACGGGAGACCGCGTAGAGGCGGTCGGCCGCCCGTACCGCACAGAGGCGTGCTGCGCTCCACAGGAGACCGGGCGGAAGGCCTTCCCTAGCGCTGGGAGGTGCTGATACCGAGATCACTGCGCATGACCGAACGCAGTCTCCCGATGCGACCCCACACCTCCTGGCGCTTCGCCTCGGCGGACTCACAGGTCTCCCCCGGCCGACCCCTGCCCTTATCGATCCGCTTGATCAGGCCGAAGAGGTCGAGCAGGCTCCTGTTGACGCCAGAGGCGACCTCGAGGATCTCGTCGTTCAGGGCGAGCTGCGCCTCGGCGTAGCAGTGCCGGTAGGAGGCGCGGGCCCGGTCCAGGGCGGCCCTCTCCTCGTCCCGCGGATCGTCCGACTCGACCGCCTTCAAGAGATCGGTGAGGGCCGCGAGGAATTCGCGGGCCTCGGAGTTGAGGGCCACATAGCCGGAGCGGCGCTGCTCGTCCCTCAGCTTCTCCTCGTCGGACCTGGCCTGTTGCAGGCTTACCCGTTCCGCGTGTTCGAGTTCCCGGGCCTTGGTCCGGTGTGCGAAGACCTGGGTGGTGAGCGCTGTCACCACGCTGCCGACCGCCCCCGCCAGGCCGCCGATCACGATCGGGTCCATCCGCCGCACCCCGCCCTTCACTCCGCTGTCGCGGTCCAGATTGCCACGCGCCCCGATGACCCGGCCACCGCCTTCGGCGGACGGCTCCCGAGAACACGAAGAACAGATCCATCAGCGATATGTGAATAGACCGGAATGCCCACAGAGCGCCGACCGCAAAATTCACAAGAGAAACTTTGGCAACAGGAAAACCATAACCCCCAATCGGCACAGCATGAAATCGAGTACCCACAGGCACCAATTTCCGGGAAAGCCTTTTTGTTTAACTGACAAGAAGCTAGGCTCGCCGCATGCCGAACGAAACCTGGCAGCCGCCCCCCGTACTCCTGACCGTGGACCTCGTCATCCTGACGCTGCGCTCCTCGGCCCTGCACATCCTCCTCATCCGAAGGGGAATCGACCCCTTCCAAGGGCAATGGGCACTCCCCGGCGGGTTCATCGCCGATGCTGGTGAGGACGTTTTCGACGCCGCCTGCCGCGAACTCCAGGAAGAGGCGGGCCTCGACGCGGGCGACCTCCATCTGGAACAGCTGGGCGCCTATGCGCACCCCGACCGCGACCCCCGCGGGCGCATCGTCTCCGTCGCCTATCTCGCCATCGCCCCCCGTCTGCCCGAACCCGAGGCCGGGACCGACGCCTCGGCGGCAGCATGGCACCCCGTCGAGGAGTTCGCCTCGGGCCGCTCCCCCCTCGCCTTCGACCACCACCGGATCCTGAGAGACGGCCTGGAACGCGCCCGCTCCAAGCTCGAGCACACCGCGCTGGCCACGGCCTTCTGCGGCGAGACCTTCACACTCACCGAATTGCAGCGGGTCTACGAGGCCGTCTGGGGCTTCGAGCTCGATCCGCGCAACTTCTACCGCAAGGTCCAGGCCGTGCCCGGCTTCCTCACCGCCGTCGGCCTGGACCGCCGCCCCACGAAGGGGCGCCCCGCACGGCTCTTCCGGGCGGGACCCCTGCGGGTGCTGCGCCCTCCGATGATGCGCCCCCTTCCCCTGATCAGGAGCGAGAACAGGCGATGAGTGACGACACCGTGGTCGTGTTGACCGCGCTGAACCTCGAGTACGAGGCCGTACGGGAACGGCTCCTCTCCCCCGAGCCGTACCGGCACCCCAGGGGCACCCTCTTCGAGGTGGGCACCCTGCCGGGCGGCGGCCGCGTCGCCCTCGGACTCACCGGCAAGGGCAACCAGTCGTCCGCGGTGCTGGCCGAGCGGGCGATCCACGAGTTCTCCCCGGCAGCCCTGCTTTTCGTGGGCGTGGCCGGGGCCCTGTGGGACACCCCGCTGGGCGACGTGGTGGTGGCGACGCATGTGTACGCCTACCACGGCGGGACCAGCGAGGACGACGGGCTCAAGGCCCGGCCCCGGGTGTGGGAGTCCCCGCACGGGATCGGGCAGACGGCGGCGCACGTGGCCAGGACCGGTGCGTGGAACCGCCGCACCCCGCCGGACCGGCCCCGCCCCGAGGTGCACCAGGGGCCCATCGCCGCCGGGGAGATCGTGCAGAACTCCTCCCTGTCGCGCGAGGCCGAGTGGATCCGGCAGACCTACAACGACGCGCTCGCCATCGAGATGGAGGGTGCGGGCGTCGCGCAGGCCGGGCACCTGAGCGGTTCACCGGTGGCGATCGTGCGCGGCATCAGCGACCGGGCGGACGGCACCAAGGCGACCGGCTCGGACCGTGCCTGGCAGCCGATCGCCGCCGCCAACGCCGCGGCCTTCGCCCTGGCACTCGCGGAAGAACTCATCGGACAGGAGGACTCCCCCACCATGCAGGAAGACGACCGCGGCCGTGACGGCGGCAGCGTCACGAACACCGCTTACGGGAACGTCGGTGTCCAGGCCGGCCACGTGAGCGGCAGCACGTTCCACGTGTCCCTGCCCTCCTCGGGGCAGGAGTCGGGCGGCCTGGCGGACCGGCTCGCCGCGCTGAGGGAGGAACTGGCCCGGGAGCACGCGGCCGGGAACCTCGACGAGGACACCCACAAGGCGGCGGCGGCCGAGCTCGACATCGCCGACAAGGGGATCGAGGAGGGGACCGTCGAGAGCCGGAAGACCTCCGTCCTGGCCCTGAAGCGGCTGCGCGGCCTCATCGGC is a window of Nocardiopsis changdeensis DNA encoding:
- a CDS encoding DUF262 and DUF1524 domain-containing protein, which codes for MKASETPLLKLIQQGHQFVIPIYQRAYSWTAAECDQLMADIERAGGDDHLTSHFTGSIVYVEKGLSNLTTQEPHLVIDGQQRMTTVMLLIAALARVLEGLPEGTPAPLPDFAPKKLRNRYLVNSDEEGEDYFKLLLSEKDRETLKAIIGGTPLPSNPSESVSNNHRRFLDHLEKPGTDLGAVCRGLAKLVVVDIRLDRTSDNPQLIFESMNSTGLQLSQADLIRNFVLMGLDPALQEKLYTTYWRPMETDFGQAAYEKQFDDFVRHYLTVVTGEIPRFDDVYGAYKKYARAFTSGGAEIGALVRELYEYARRYCAVALGQEADKRLAAAFRDLREIKADVVYPLLLELYTDYELGVLRNDDLVSIVDMVTSYIFRRAVCRIPTNSLNRTFSTFTKTIDKERYVESVQAHLLGLKSYRAFPSDQQFRVDLTKADMYNFKRRSYLLRRLENFGRKEHVSIEDYTIEHILPQNENLSEQWRADLGPDWAQVQEHYLHTLGNLTLTGYNSEYSDRPFARKRDMEGGFRESPLRLNRGLGSLETWNEQAIVERAERLADQALEIWPRPARPEGFPDTDLSNTESGYSIADHPNLTNQSLLALFEEFRGRVLALDEAVTETFLKRYIAYKAETNFVDVVVQSERLKLTLNMPFEVLHDERGLAWDVTGKGTAGNGNVQVALDSATDLGHVMGLVRQAYEFQVGE
- a CDS encoding dihydrofolate reductase family protein; the protein is MRIAITQFVTLDGVSQGPGSADEDPSGGFVRGGWFVPYLDEAFVRQASDWLDLADGLLLGRRTYEAFARDWPEIAEPDPFTGRMNALPKYVVSDTLGEAGWNPTTVLRGDITETVGALKAGPGREVQVHGSARLAASLLDAGLVDTLRLAVAPVVIGQGRRLITGDADLGLRLIGQRTTPSGLVILEYEVAGRAPLADYPGVEPLTR
- a CDS encoding ArsR/SmtB family transcription factor — translated: MAKYGALDEVFAALSDPTRRAVIRRLGRGPASVGELAEPFPMSLPSFTKHVRMLESSGLIRTHKSGRVRTCTLDRDRLSLVEDWLTEQRALWERRTDRLEQFVTDHQEDRCPRSTPGSTSNSTG
- a CDS encoding NUDIX hydrolase, whose protein sequence is MPNETWQPPPVLLTVDLVILTLRSSALHILLIRRGIDPFQGQWALPGGFIADAGEDVFDAACRELQEEAGLDAGDLHLEQLGAYAHPDRDPRGRIVSVAYLAIAPRLPEPEAGTDASAAAWHPVEEFASGRSPLAFDHHRILRDGLERARSKLEHTALATAFCGETFTLTELQRVYEAVWGFELDPRNFYRKVQAVPGFLTAVGLDRRPTKGRPARLFRAGPLRVLRPPMMRPLPLIRSENRR
- a CDS encoding ATP-binding protein, encoding MRLHRLDRFHLTELARLLPELAERADPPGPLSEGELRRRLFGAVGRALTAIGAPVLLIIDDAQWSDAQSLGVVHHLLRTAPSARLLVAATARREELTDGHPLLGLITDLRALGRFNEIGLERLGQEETALLAEHVAGRRLEPDELDRLYGSSEGSPLFVIEALKPDAPASARRVQAVITGRLARLSPPAARLAGAAAAIGRAFTADVLAAATDLSEPEFVSALDELWRRGIIRARGVNSYDFSHGRIRDAAYAALGPPRRRQAHLAVAYALEQRDEQAAAAVLASHHEKAGATEAAVRWYTRAAEDAQWLHAHADAVHALERALDLTGRLTAGPETSALQLRLLTALPAPLVACEGYGSERMDRIHRRALRIAGRLGREPEPPLVWSLAMTALVRGDWARAEHLAQRLGSAMRAGRLRRMRGDPCGGPGVGGPGTAKAPTRGSGPSASGVSDGT
- a CDS encoding zeta toxin family protein — encoded protein: MSEAERKEAVEQRLRELTPPLGPERGGGERPRAVILGGQPGAGKTTTQEAVYAEMGDDRTVLYDGDDNAEVHPRYEQVMREHGLEGNDLVNKGLPDDLHQKCMDRIRGGDPKYDVIASHPLGKREWAESWVKGFSDQGYHVSVVYLATHESNSLLGIADRYQKGRDKAGTGRWIDPTKYHDPFYRDIPDVAHYLESQGLVDSMYVVNRNGDLLYENHRGPDGRMREPLGARETIDTERNRQPTEAETAHVNARISYLGDPERRVSNALPGHRPEPVHAKVMTAALEAGERHARHREASAGVPGPEILGTGLAEAMRREWDRDARSRSTMASSPAVETARPEAGRTTAAPGSAAALIQVSSRGAPGPGARSTPDRGAGAGTGSTPGSGRPGYRPWERPGSGRPGSGTER
- a CDS encoding SRPBCC domain-containing protein: MPPIDARLDLELDRLIRAPRADLWRAWTEPARLERWWVPAPAVARVDRLDVRPGGAFVTSMSDDGRDFLPHTDSVFLVVEPRERLVFTNAVTGAWRPAAPAPVAMTAEITFTDHPEGTDYRVVVRHGDPADRDRHEELGFFDGWGSVTDGLAVLTEKEAAE
- a CDS encoding SRPBCC family protein: MRFEKSVEIQAPRQRVWDVLSDIEAWPRVVRLVEVAEVVSPPPLARGGTVRLREHRLPEGLWDVTSWNAPVSFELTQRAGGVTTVARHRVDALDGDRSRLTLDLEMRGLMVSIVGVFFRKSTRNHLAQQAEDLKRAAENTP